In the genome of Lathyrus oleraceus cultivar Zhongwan6 chromosome 4, CAAS_Psat_ZW6_1.0, whole genome shotgun sequence, the window GAAAGCAATATTTGCTTCCCAGGTAATGATTCCCTCTTTACTTTCTGGAAATACTTTAGGGTTTTTAGGCCCATTAGTTCCTGAAGGTCATTTAGAGAAATGTCTAAATTTTTCCCTTGTTATCACACTACAAAACCCATAGCCAACAAAACTGTTTCCTCCAGAAACGCTGAAGATTCAGTCCAAAGAGAGGCTTTTCAACTAAATTATATTACTGACAGTTTCAGACCCTTTCGTTCTTGTCCAACTTTAGACAAATCTTATTTAGGTTGGTTGACGAAAGTTGAGAAAAAGAAAGCTCCATTTTGGAAAGAATTGGGCATTTTTGACTTGATTCAGATGTCGAAGCTAGGGTTTAGCTACTGCCAACCTTTGTTATTATCTAGCTTGTATTTCTTGGATAGTACATATAACACCTTTCATCTCCCTTGTGGAATGATAACTCCTACGCTTTTCGACGTAGCTGCCATTTCTGGACTTCCTCCGACAGGAGAAACCTTCGACCCTTATCAAGACTGCGAATACTTAATTGACTTTAACGTCAAGAATGCTTCGTTCAACACTTATATTAATTTATATCATGCTGACGGGGAAGAAGTTTCTGACATAGAACATATAGCATTCTTGGGTCTGTGGTTATCCAAGTTTTTCTTCTGCTGTAAATCTCTGCAAGTTGCAAAGAGATTTCTAACACTTGCCAATCAATTGCACGCTGGTCGAAAGGTGTGTTTAAGTCAGCTTCTATTGGCTAGTTTGTATGAAAGTCTTGGGTCTGCTAGTGCCAAGTTAAAGGAGTATAAAGCTGGTACAAACTTATTACTATCTGGGCCTTATTGGCTTCTTCAATTGTGGCTCAGTGCCACCTTCAAATCCTTTTTGCCAACACATGGAAATGTTGATGAAAACGCCCCAGAGATAGTAAATCGAAGCATCGAAGGTACCAGACTCCTGCAGTTGACTCCAGTTGATGATGTTGACAATCTGCAAACTTCCCTCACCAAGTATACCCTGATGTTCTCGAAGCGCCACCATTTCTCTCCTTCGATGGCTCCTTTTGCCAGTCGGACCCATGGTCCTTCCTGGTTCACTACTTCGCTCGAAGATGCTGTTAGGGACGCCAATACAGAGATCGAAGATATATGGCGTGCATTTATTTTCCCAAGGCTGCTTGTTTCAAGGATATTGCCAGTAAAGAGCCATGTTTGCTTGTTGGCTTACCAACCTAATTTTGTCTCTCGATAATTTGGGTTGTGTCAACTCATTCCTGTCTCTCTATTCAATCGAAAGTGTGAGATATGTTGTGCAGGGACTGATTGGAGCGCTCGAGACATTTCAACCCACAAAGAATTCCATGCAAACTTTGCTGAATTCCAATTAATAGCATACCAACCATCATTCCACTCCACCAAAGGTTTTGCCACTTGGTGGACATATTTTTATTCCAAGAACATGTTTACTACTGCTGAAATCAAGGAACATCTAACGAAGGCCTTTTCATCTTTGCAGGAAAATGTCTATAAGGGTAAGCTTACACATTCTGAAGAAATCCAAGCATTCCAAAAGTACTTTGAAACTGTCCATAACCCAATGGAACTTGTTCAAACCTTACGCAGTGCCAATTTTAAAAGAGAAATTTGAAAAACGAATTGCCAGAAAGAAATTTCCCAAAGCTGTAAAACCTGAATGTAAATATGATTTGGCCTTTGAGTGTGAACCACCCAAATTTCCAAATTTACCTAGTGCAGACTTTGCTTTGTCATTTTTTCCCCCTTACCCAGATTGGTTCACATGTGGGAACATTTTTAATGTACTGAAAAATAACCAACAAAGACCTGCTAAAAGAGTAGTTGCAACCAAACATACCTTAGACAGtttcaaaggctttcttcacTTTGACTTGGATGCAGTGAGAATTACCTCTCCGACATGTGAAGGCGTGGAATGTTTGGATTTCTTGGTTTTACAACTCCCTTTCATTTTTGCCAATCTTTTAAACATTGCATGTTTCGACTAACTCACATTCTTCTTTAGCTGTCGAAAGGAAGGTGGTGAAGAAAGAGAAGCCTGTGGCGAAAGCTAGTTCGAATACTGCTTCTAAGCCAACTACCTCTTCGAGCCAGGGAGCTCCTTCTGCCAAGGATGCTGCTCCAAAAAAAACAAAGAAGAGTTCAAAGGTATTACATCAAATAACTTCTTTGTCTCTTTCGTATTTTTTCTAACTGTTTGTAATTCCCCTTCTTTCAGGGTAGCGGCAAGCCTCCTTTAATGCCAAAGAAAAGAAAAGTCCCAACTGAAGGTGTAATTCTGGTCGAAGACGATGAAGAAGAAACTCCTCCAACTCCACTTAAGAAGAAACATAAAAAGAATAAGGCAACAGTTTCCCCTTATCAAACAACCAAACAACAAGGTGTTGAAATCAAAAATCTCTCTCCTCCTTCAAAGGAAACTCAATCTCAGCCCTCTGGTGACGCAGTGCTAGAGCACATTGGGGTAATGCTTCCAACCCTGAGGCTCAACGGGTGAACTTTTATCCTGAGTCTTTTATCTTTTGATAAATTTCTTTTTTATTCTAACACTTTGTTTTCAGGAAAAACCTACTACTCCCCTCATATTTACTGCCAATCAGAGTGATCCTTCAAGCGGCATTAATCCATCTCCTCCTCTGACAATCAGCGCTGCTGCTCAAAACAAAGGATCTTCGACTGGAGCCCAAAATCTCAAAGCAGATAATGCCCAGAACAAACAAGAAACCTCTTCCCCTGGTGAAGATGGTAAAAAAGATTCGAAGCAAGCTGAAGAGAAGGATTCAGAAGAAAAAGAAGATTCTGAGGATACTCCCAGTAATTCTCCTCCAAGAATTACGTTCCCTTCAGATTATGCTGACGAAGATGATCAGGATTCTGATGAGTTTGAGGGGTACTTTCAGCAAGATGAAGACATGAGTGAGGAAGAAGCTGATCCTGAAGGAAATCAGACTGGAACTGGTGATATTATTGTCAAAACAGTCCCAAATCCAACTAACGTTCGATCATCTACAATCCAAACTTCGCCTATATCACTTACTGAGGAGGAGAAAAATGCTTTGAAACAAAATGATCCCCTCAAGTATGTAAGGTTGATGATGGCTCAAAGAGAATCTTCTTCAGAAAAAATCATTTCTGGAACTTAGACCCACTCTGGTGCCAGTGCAAACGAAACATCACATGACGAACTCCTTAAGCAGGTGAAGAAGGTTGTTTTTGATGTGGATCTCTTTGAAGAATTGAAGAAGGACGTGGGAGCAAGCTTTGGCATAAAGAAGTTGATAAGCAAGATCAACACCACTGCTTGCCCCACTGATATAGGTGAAACCCTTATCGACATCCAGAACCTCATTGACCAAGTCTGTGCTGAATACCGTAGGGAGGTGGATACCAAAGCAAAGCTTCGATCAACTGAACAAGCTCAAGCTACTGAGTTTGATAACACCCTTCGAACTTCAAAAGCCTCTAAGGAGTTAGCTGCTTCCAGAAAATCAGCCTAAGCAGAATTCGACACTTATACTGCTTCGATACGACTCTGGGAATCTCACATTGCAGAATTGCAGAAGAAGATTTCTGATGCCAAGGAGAAGTAGGCTGCTATTCAAGGCTTGGATAGTACTGAAGCTGACAATCTGGCGAAGCAGAGCGTAGATCACGTCGAAATGGCTACTGCTATGAACGAAGATATTGTGCGCCTCAAAGGGGTTCAAGCTGCTGTTCAGTACAAGATTGGCTTGGCAAAGATAAAGTATGACCGGATGAAGGCCACTATTCCTTTCTGATTTCCACTTGTATTTGTTCTATTCGAATCTTGTTTGTTTGTAATTTGATTAAGACAAAGCCATCTTGGCAAAATTTTGAGGTTTTACATATACTCACCATCTTGGCTATGATAGTTCTTTGCTTACTACATTGTTATGATTTTAACTTCATGCACAAATGGTTTATACTTCTTTAAGTATTTCCCATTTACTTTTAGGATTCTTTGATCCTCTGCTAGTTCTTCTATTTCATATGCATTATTTGAAAATGCTTTCAAAATTCGAAAAGGTCCTTCCCAATGTGGAGACCATTTTCCTAATGTTTTATTCTTTTGATCCATAGGTAATATAACTTTCCAAACTAAATCATTCATAGTGAAAGTTTTACCTTTGACCCTCTTATTGTATGCCCTTGCTACCCTCTCCTTCTGTCTTCTTAATACTTCTAATGCATGCAGCCTTTCTTCGTCCAAATCAACCAGTTCATTCATCACCACTTCCCAATATAGGTCAGATGGAATTTCTCCTTGTCTTTGGATTCTTACTGATTGTAAGTAGATTTCGACAGGTAATACTGCATCATGTCCAAATGTAAGTTGGAAAGGTGTAGTATTAGTAGCTTCTTTAGGGGAGGTTCGACAAGCCCAAAGTGCTTGATCTAAagttttgtgccaattttttGGCTTCCTCCCTACATGCTTTTTTATTAAACCAATTATTACTTTATTGGCTGCTTCGActtgcccattggcttgagcataatagggtgtagatgttaataatttgaaactcatttcctttgcaaattcttgcatctttcgaccagtaaaaacTGATCCTTGATATGTTGTTATACTTTCTGGGATCCCAAATCTATATAATATTTGCCTTTGAATGAATTCAATGACAATTTCTTAATCCACATTTACTAAAGGTactgcttcgacccatttggttAAATAGTCAATTCCTACAAGGATGTACTTTTGACCTTTGGATGAAGTAGGTTGAATTTCCCCAATTAGATCTAATGCCCAACCTCTGAAAGGCCAATGCTTGATAATTGCATGAAGCTCACTTGCAGGAGCATGTTGAATtcctgcatgtacttgacattcttggcaacccttagcaaactctatacaatcttttaacatggtgggccaatacattccatatctgaaaagcaaccatttcatcttatggccttCCTGGTGTGCTCCACAGGCTCCACTATGTACACTAGATAATTCTAAATACGCCTCATTTTCTCCTAAACATTTCAACAGGATCCCTTCAGGGGTTTTCTTGAATAATTCATTCCCCATCAAAACATAAGATAAAGCTCTGTACTTGGTTTTTCTTTCTGTATCTATTGAAGGGTCCTTGAGATAATTAATAATTGGATTCCTCCAATCTGTACCCATCAAGGTATCAATGGCCGATACTTCAAACTCTTCTTTGTTAGCATATCCTAACTGAGTGCTTTCCAAATCTGTCGGAGACAATCTGGCAGCCATTGCTTTTCCTCTTACTTCGACAAGTTCCTATAGCTTCTCTTTTAAAATTCTATACCCTGAAGCTATTTGTGCTAAGTCATTAGCTTCTTGGTTTTTTATTCTAGGAACATGTTTTATGTCTATATATTTAAACTTTTTGAGCAACCTATTTGCAATGACGAAGTAcataatcaaattttcttttatacATTTGTACTCCTTCGTTAGTTGCTTAATCACTAATTCTGAGTCTCCTTTAATTTCGACCctagttgcccccaattccaacaaagcctcaagtcctgcaataagggcttcatattctgcttcgtTGTTGGAACAAAGGGGACCTTCTATTCTatatttgagttttgttggaattCCATCAGGAGAAATTATCATGATCCCAACTCCACTTCCATCCTTATGAGTGGAGCCGTCGAAGAATAATCTCCAAGGTTTTAACTCAACTTGAAGTTGAGCACTTTCGACCACTGCATGGTCTACAATAAAGTCTGATACTATTTGTCCATTCATTGCTCTTAAAGGCATAAAGGCTAAAGAGTATTCAGTGAGGGCTAATTCCCATTTGCCAATTCGACTGTGCATTATTGGCTTTGATAACATATACTTAATGACATCAAAGTGTGAAGAGACGTATAGATCAATAGGTTTTATATAATACTTGAGTTTAGTACAAGAGAAATGCAGACAAAGACACAACTTTTCTATTTAAGTGtatctagtttctgcatcattcAAAACCCTACTaagataataaatggctctttcgacgccatctTCATTCTCTTTTGCTAACATGCTACCTATAGTAGTGTCGGAAGCTGATATATACAATCTCATAGGCTTCTTTCCACATGGTGGTGCTAAGATATGAGGATTCATCAGATAATGCTTgatcttgtcgaatgccttttgATGTTCATCATTCCATTTGAACTTCCCTTGTTTCAGGCGTAGGAGGGGAGAGAAAGCTTGAGTTCGACCACTTAAGTTTGAGATGAATCTTCTCAGGAAGTTTATCTTTCCTAATACTGATTGCAATTCTTTCTTAGTTGATGGTGCTTTGGTCTCCATAATATCCTTCGTcttattttgattgatttctatcccctttttatggaccacaaagcccaGAAAATCTCCAGCCTGTACAAAGAATGCACATTTAAGAGGATTCATCTTTAAGCCAtgttttctcattctttcgaatgattgGCTGAGATGGGTTAGATGATTTTCGTCTGATAtagattttatcacaatatcatctATATAAACTTGTATAAATGTCTCTATATAATCATGAAATATAGAATTCATTGCTCGCTGGaatgttgccccaacatttttaAACCAAAGGGCATAACTATCCACTCATAAGTGCCTATTGCCCCTGGACATCGAATGGCTGTTTTGGAAACATCCTCTTCTGCAATGAAAATCTGGTTATagccagaatatccatcaagcatGCTGAGATATTCATAGCCTGCAACTGAGTCAACCAGCATCTCTGCCACATGCATTGGATACTCATCTTTAGGAGTTGCTGCATTTAGATCACAAAAATCTATACATACTCTTAAAGagccatttttcttaattacaggaactatatttgcaatccattcgacataccttgtgGTCCTGATGAAATTGCATCAaagaagtctttcgacctcttttTTGATCTTTCAGAGGATCTCTGGGGCGAATCTCCTTGGAGTCTGCTTGATGGGCTTCTTGCCATCCTTGATAGGCAGCTTTAATTCAACCAGTTCCCTCTTCATACCAGGCATCTCGTCGTAGTCCCAGGCAAAGCAGTCTTTGTTTTCTCTTAGTAGTTCAATTACTCTTACTTTCAACTTGGGGTCTAGTTTAGTGCTGATGTAGGTAATTCTTTTTGTGCTCCCATCTCCAAGATCAATTTCTTCAAGGGGATCTTGCGCTAACATCTTCGCACCTGACGTCACTAGATCTTTTTCGAATCCCAGAGGCTCTTTGTCATAGATGGCATCTAACCTCTGTTCTGTTAGTTCCATAGGTACCTGTTCGTCAGGGGATTTTGGTTTAAAGTACTCCCCAGGTCCTGTATTATAAATTTCACCATATGTGGCTTTGTTATCCATGTTAGTTATCTCGGCTTCGAGAGCCGCTTTTCTTTTGTTCTCAGCCATGTAGGCCGAAATCTTTTCGAAAAAAGAAGACTCAGACATAATCCAGGTCTTCATCCCAGCCTGTTGGCCGTATTTTAGATGATTCCCCTTCTTCTGGGTCCCCAATAATTTCCATATCCCACTGAAAGCCATTAGGTTGTAAAGTCAAGAAATACAAAGCATTTTTATTTAGCGAGTAGCCATCTTCAGCTGGGTGATATGGTCCTATATGAGCCAAGTTCCTGTCAAAGTTCTTCTTATCTACATGGTTCACTTCCGCCATGAAGTAACTTTGGTCAGCCTCAACATTTTCTACTATACCATCTTCTCTCCAGATGGATACCCTCTGGTGCATGGTCGAAGGAATTGCCCCTATTCCATGGATCCATTCCCTTCCTAGCAGCAAGTTGTAATTCGCCTTCGCAGGTATCACCATGAACATTGTTGGTCTTGTGATTGATCCAACAATCAGATCTACTTGTATGACACCCAGAGTCTGTCCCATCTTACCCTCATAGTTTGACAATACCATTTTATGAGGTTTAACATCAGTGTCGAACATACCTATCTTTTTTAACATGAACTGAGGCATCAGATTGACTGCTGCTCCTCCGTCCACCAGAACTTTGTTCACCCCCCACATGTTCAACTTTAACTCTAATGTATAGGGGCTTGAGATGGTTCTGCATCCCTTGGTGAGGCCTTTCGAAAAGAGCATTCTGCTCTTCGACAACGTCGTTGTTGAGAACATAGTAACACACAGGTTTATGCTTCGCCATCTCTACATCATCTGCTTCCTCATTGTCTTCAATTTCTGTCTCTTGATTATATTCATATGGGAGGACTGATACCACATTACAATTCATATTAACAGATGACACTCCGTCGGACTCAAAGTCGTCAGTGAGCATTTCTTCCTCTCTTATTTGTTCCTCCTGAACTTTCTGATTTTTGTTTTCATCTGGAAACAACTTCCTTCCTACAGGTGGTTTGGTCGAATTTGTGACATTTGGGGGAACCTTGATGTTGTTGGATTCTCCAATATCCCTCGAAGTCATCTCTCTTTCAGCCTTCCTCAACCTCTGATGTCTTCTCCATTGGGACCTTGACATGTGATTCTTTCCTTTATAGTTCTCTAGTCTGATAGCCTCTCTCTTATATGCCTGGAACTGTTTTCTATAAGCCCAAGAGGTTCTTCCTCCATCCTCAAAACTTTTCCACTTTCCCCTCTTCGACCCCGCCTGAGTCCATTTGTCCTCAAGGACCTCTGTTGGAAGTTTAAACATAACTCTTTTCGCCCTTGGGTGAGGACTGTCTTGCCTCCTAGGGACCCCCCCTCTTGTCGAATATGTACATATTCGGGTTACCTCCATGTCCATCCCAACCTTGGTTCGATGGAATTCTCTCGAACACTTCAGCCAATTCCCTGTTGTAAATTGCCCCACATTTGGGACACGTCAAGCATTCTGTTTCGTACTTGTAGCAATGCACCATAAAACCAACAAGGCTTTCTCCAGGCTTGGGATAAACCTTCAGTAGTTGGCTTTCCTTTCTCCAATTTCTCTCAGTCTTAGTTCGTTGCCATCTTTCATAGTCCTCAGCCACCCTTTGACATGTCATGATGCTACACCTTGGGCACAACAACATGTCAGAATTTCTTTTATGACACCTCCAAAGGTATTCACGTAGGCTCTCATTAGCTTTGGGATAGCCAAGCTGCCTTCCTTCTTGCTCTATCTTCAGACACCTCTCTATTTCCTCCATCtcttgggggggggggggggggttggtTCAGATCCACCATGTTGACACCTAGATTGGCGCCATCAGTGATTGAAATTTCCTCAAATTTCTTCCTTAGGCCCTCAGTAGCCTCAGTTGCCTTCCCATTAAGACCTTCAGTGGCCTTTGGTTCGACATTAGCAACCTGTTCACCTTTGACAGAAATTCCAAAGGGAACATCATTATTTAGGCCATCAGTAGCATGCTTTCCATCTAACGCATAACCTTCAGTCCCTATTTCCTTCACATCCTCCATTTCCCCGATGTCAATCATGTTGATTTCAACAGGTTCAACATAATTTGTGTCAGCAATGTTGAGGGGGTCAGTGTCAACCTTCATCTGATTTTTCCCCTTGTGAACGATCTTGAGGCGGCCATCCTTAATTGCATTCCGaataagatccctgaaaagaaagcaTTGTGAGGTTTTATGGCCTAAATTTTTTTGATATTTACAGAAGCCTCTTTTCTTCCGTTGTTCTAACGGAGGAATTTTGGTATTAGGAGGCACTATCATTTGGCCATCTTTTACTAATAAATCGAAGATTTCATCACATTTGGTCACATCAAATGTGTAAATCTTTTTAGGAAATCTATCATTCTTTTCAGTTTCGACAGGGTTCCTTCCATTCGAAGGTGTAAGTAATTTACAGGCATAAGGTGGTGCTTCTTTTAATTCAGCCAAATCTACTTCAAATTCCTCGAGACCATAAGGGTCATTAGAGATTTCAGACTCCCCATCTTCGAATTAGACATAAGCAACCCTTTCTTTCTTATAATTCCTATTCGCTCTGGCTTTTTCAGCTTTTAAACGTTCGACCTATCGAACCCTGTCTGCTAATTAGGCCATATCTCTTAGATATTGGGTATCTAACTTTTTCCTAATGGAGTAGTCTAAACCTccagcggccatttcgaccaattCATGCTCAGGAACTACTGTAAAGCATCTAGATTTCAACAAACGGAACCTATTCAAATAATCATCTATAGGTTCAGTGAACTTTCTTTTGATACTGGCTAATTCCTTAAGACTTATCTTAGTTTTCCCCATGTAGAATTATTCATGAAACAATCTCTCCAAATGAGGCCAAGTATCTATGGAATTTGGTGGCAAAGTTGTAAACCACGTGAAGGCATTCTTCGTCAGAGAACTGGGGAAATATTTCATTCTTAGGTTCTCACTGTTTGCCAAATCCCCTACCTCAGTCATTTATCTGGCTATATGTTCTATAGTGGATTCACTAGTGTCTCttgagaatttggtgaacttagggatTTTACAACCCCTTGGTAATTCAATTTGTAGGACGTATCCTGATAAAGGAGAGGTATAATTTGGCCATCGAAGTCATGTATTCAGACCATTCTGGGCCATGATTCTCTCTATCATAGTAGTTGAGTTATTTTCCATCATGTTTTCTTGCCTAACCCTATGAATTACTTCGTCTACATCCTAGTTTCTATTAACCATCATTATTCTCCTAGGTTGTTCTTCAGGGACTCCTTGTCGAACTGACTGTTGTTCTAATCTTGCCCCCATGACCCTTCCGTCAGGTGCTTGTCTTGGTGGTCGAACCTGATTTATAGTTGGTTCTTCTTCCTGGATTATAACCTGGTTTGGTCTGCGTTGAACAAAGGATTGTGGGGCGCCTAGGAAATCTGTTATGCGTCCCATCTACACTGACAGTTGTTGGTATGTTTAGGCATTATCATTGTTAGTCTTATTTACATTCTGTATTATGGGAGAAAAAATGGTATTCATTTCTCTGGCCATaactcctaccatatcatggttactggcatccatttgttgtctaaagGCTGCCTGGTTATTCGTTGTAAGGGTAGGTAATAGGGTGGATACTCCTTGTGATTGGGTATTTAGACCTATATGGTTCATGCTAGAACCAAAATTTTGAATTGGCGAAATAACCTTATTCTGGGGTTAAGTGTATATGGAAGTATTATTTTGAAGTCCTGCCATGGAAGTAGATGACATTCCATATGGGTATTCTCTCCCAGGCCTAAAATTCTCAAATCCC includes:
- the LOC127137927 gene encoding uncharacterized protein LOC127137927; the protein is MSKFFPCYHTTKPIANKTVSSRNAEDSVQREAFQLNYITDSFRPFRSCPTLDKSYLGWLTKVEKKKAPFWKELGIFDLIQMSKLGFSYCQPLLLSSLYFLDSTYNTFHLPCGMITPTLFDVAAISGLPPTGETFDPYQDCEYLIDFNVKNASFNTYINLYHADGEEVSDIEHIAFLGLWLSKFFFCCKSLQVAKRFLTLANQLHAGRKVCLSQLLLASLYESLGSASAKLKEYKAGTNLLLSGPYWLLQLWLSATFKSFLPTHGNVDENAPEIVNRSIEGTRLLQLTPVDDVDNLQTSLTKYTLMFSKRHHFSPSMAPFASRTHGPSWFTTSLEDAVRDANTEIEDIWRAFIFPRLLVSRILPVKSHVCLLAYQPNFVSR
- the LOC127137928 gene encoding uncharacterized protein LOC127137928 encodes the protein MAARLSPTDLESTQLGYANKEEFEVSAIDTLMGTDWRNPIINYLKDPSIDTERKTKYRALSYVLMGNELFKKTPEGILLKCLGENEAYLELSSVHSGAWRKPKNWHKTLDQALWACRTSPKEATNTTPFQLTFGHDAVLPVEIYLQSVRIQRQGEIPSDLYWEVVMNELVDLDEERLHALEVLRRQKERVARAYNKRVKGKTFTMNDLVWKVILPMDQKNKTLGKWSPHWEGPFRILKAFSNNAYEIEELAEDQRILKVNGKYLKKYKPFVHEVKIITM